A genomic region of Salinibacter pepae contains the following coding sequences:
- a CDS encoding alkene reductase, translated as MASSLFDDVDLGPLPLPHRVAMAPLTRNRAAAGNVPTEMNATYYRQRADAAFIVSEATQVAPKGQGYPRTPGIHSDEQVEGWKKVTDAVHEAGGRIFLQLWHVGRISHSLYHDGEKPVAPSPIPAEGEVITPELEMTSFETPRALETEEVTEVVEQYRRGAENAQRAGFDGVEIHGANGYLIDQFLRSGTNDRTDRYGGSLDNRLRFLREVMAAVTDVWTSDRVGVRLSPLAPIHGIYDDTPEATFRGAAATANDHDLAYVHLVEPDAPKPPVAGDGDAADVFGAIREAFDGALVANGNYDTDTATDAIERGYADLVAFGRAFLANPDLPRRLKEGLPINVPDEDTFYNGDEHGYTDYPTWEELQNGVSFDTLDALAELKPRG; from the coding sequence GTGGCTTCTTCCCTCTTCGACGACGTGGACCTCGGCCCCCTTCCCCTCCCGCACCGCGTGGCGATGGCGCCGCTCACCCGCAACCGGGCGGCGGCGGGCAACGTGCCCACCGAGATGAACGCCACGTACTACCGGCAGCGCGCCGATGCCGCCTTCATCGTAAGTGAGGCCACCCAGGTGGCGCCGAAGGGCCAGGGCTACCCGCGCACGCCCGGCATCCATTCCGACGAACAGGTCGAGGGCTGGAAAAAAGTGACCGACGCGGTCCACGAGGCCGGCGGGCGCATCTTCCTGCAGCTCTGGCACGTGGGGCGCATCTCGCACTCCCTGTACCACGACGGCGAGAAGCCGGTGGCCCCGTCCCCCATTCCGGCCGAGGGGGAGGTCATCACGCCGGAGTTGGAGATGACATCATTCGAGACGCCGCGTGCCCTGGAGACGGAGGAGGTGACCGAAGTGGTGGAGCAGTACCGCCGGGGTGCCGAGAATGCTCAGCGGGCCGGGTTCGACGGCGTAGAAATTCACGGTGCGAATGGGTACCTCATCGATCAATTCCTTCGCTCCGGCACCAACGACCGCACTGATCGCTACGGCGGCTCGCTCGACAACCGCCTGCGCTTTCTGCGTGAGGTGATGGCCGCCGTGACGGACGTGTGGACGTCGGACCGGGTGGGCGTCCGCCTCTCGCCCCTCGCCCCCATTCACGGCATCTACGACGACACGCCGGAGGCCACCTTCCGCGGGGCGGCGGCGACCGCCAACGACCACGACCTCGCCTATGTCCACCTGGTGGAGCCGGACGCCCCCAAGCCGCCCGTGGCCGGCGACGGAGACGCGGCCGATGTCTTCGGCGCAATCCGGGAGGCCTTCGACGGGGCCCTCGTCGCCAACGGCAACTACGACACCGACACGGCCACCGACGCCATCGAGCGGGGGTACGCGGACCTCGTCGCATTCGGGCGCGCGTTCCTCGCCAACCCCGACCTGCCCCGGCGCCTGAAAGAAGGCCTGCCCATCAATGTCCCCGACGAGGACACCTTCTACAACGGCGACGAGCACGGGTACACGGACTACCCGACCTGGGAGGAGCTCCAGAACGGCGTCTCGTTCGACACCCTCGACGCCCTCGCCGAGCTCAAGCCGCGTGGATAA
- a CDS encoding zinc-dependent alcohol dehydrogenase family protein, with translation MNAVELDPTGDAFDALEPTERPRPTPGPGQVRVRLRAASINYRDLSIAWGTYPAQRDAPVIPLSDGAGIVEAVGEGVTRFDEGDRVVNTFSQVPPEAPSSAPRQALGAPLDGTLSEFQVFHESGLLPVPASLSFEEAATLPCAAHTAWHALFGAGTPVQPGQTVLMLGTGGVSIFALQFAKAAGARTFITSSSDDKLGRARALGADETINYERTPDWHEPVLERTNGEGADCVVEVGGTGTLGRSFQAVAPEGKIGLIGVLTDADENPNPQMLMQRRGHLHGIYVGSIDHPRDSFAAMNAAIAANDIRPVVDRTFAMEAAQEAYQYQADQAHFGKVVISI, from the coding sequence ATGAATGCCGTTGAACTCGATCCCACCGGCGACGCCTTCGACGCCCTGGAGCCCACGGAGCGTCCGCGCCCGACGCCCGGCCCGGGGCAGGTGCGCGTGCGACTCCGGGCCGCGTCCATCAACTACCGGGACCTGTCAATTGCCTGGGGGACGTATCCGGCCCAGCGGGACGCGCCCGTCATCCCGCTCTCAGACGGGGCCGGAATCGTGGAGGCCGTAGGGGAGGGCGTGACGCGCTTCGACGAGGGCGACCGGGTGGTGAATACCTTCTCGCAGGTGCCGCCCGAGGCTCCGTCCTCGGCCCCCCGGCAGGCCCTCGGCGCTCCGCTCGACGGCACCTTGTCGGAGTTCCAGGTCTTCCACGAAAGCGGCCTCTTGCCCGTGCCCGCCTCCCTTTCCTTCGAGGAGGCCGCCACGTTGCCGTGCGCGGCCCACACGGCCTGGCACGCCCTCTTTGGGGCGGGCACGCCCGTTCAGCCCGGTCAGACGGTTCTGATGCTGGGGACGGGCGGGGTGTCCATCTTTGCCCTCCAGTTTGCCAAGGCGGCCGGCGCCCGTACGTTCATCACCTCGTCGAGCGACGACAAGTTGGGGCGTGCCCGCGCCCTCGGGGCCGACGAGACCATCAACTACGAGCGCACGCCCGACTGGCACGAGCCCGTTCTGGAGCGGACCAACGGGGAGGGGGCGGACTGCGTGGTGGAGGTGGGGGGCACCGGCACGCTGGGCCGCTCCTTCCAGGCCGTTGCGCCGGAGGGCAAGATTGGACTGATCGGGGTGCTCACCGATGCGGACGAGAACCCGAACCCGCAAATGCTCATGCAGCGCCGGGGGCACCTCCACGGCATCTACGTTGGGTCGATCGACCACCCGCGGGATTCGTTTGCGGCCATGAACGCCGCGATTGCGGCCAACGACATCCGGCCGGTCGTGGACCGGACCTTCGCGATGGAGGCGGCGCAGGAGGCGTATCAGTATCAGGCCGATCAGGCTCACTTTGGAAAGGTCGTCATTTCGATTTAG